A window of the Streptomyces sp. NBC_00250 genome harbors these coding sequences:
- a CDS encoding YcnI family copper-binding membrane protein produces MTVSRVSSRLSASRVALAGGIALSSVVLLSGTAFAHVSVQPQGEAAKGGYATVNIKVPNERDNASTVKVEVNFPLDHPLASVMPQPIPGWKAVVTKSELSKPLELHGKKIDKAVSKVTWTADGSKIGPGEFQQFPLSLGQLPEDADQLVLKAIQTYDNKEVVRWIEEKKEGAEEPQNPAPVLKLSAASEDHHGGAAPSASASAPKDDKAGHEDKTASHEETETAAASSSDTTARILGVIGILVGIAGVAFGVLAGRRRSA; encoded by the coding sequence ATGACCGTTTCCCGTGTCTCCTCCCGTCTCTCCGCCTCCCGTGTCGCCCTCGCCGGTGGCATCGCCCTCTCCTCCGTCGTGCTGCTGTCCGGCACGGCCTTCGCGCACGTGAGCGTGCAGCCGCAGGGCGAGGCCGCCAAGGGCGGCTACGCGACCGTCAACATCAAGGTCCCGAACGAGCGCGACAACGCCTCCACCGTGAAGGTCGAGGTCAACTTCCCGCTCGACCACCCGCTGGCCTCCGTCATGCCGCAGCCCATTCCCGGCTGGAAGGCCGTGGTGACCAAGAGCGAGCTCAGCAAGCCGCTGGAGCTGCACGGCAAGAAGATCGACAAGGCCGTGTCCAAGGTGACCTGGACCGCCGACGGTTCGAAGATCGGCCCCGGCGAGTTCCAACAGTTCCCGCTCTCCCTCGGCCAGCTGCCCGAGGACGCCGACCAGCTGGTCCTCAAGGCGATCCAGACGTACGACAACAAGGAGGTCGTGCGCTGGATCGAGGAGAAGAAGGAGGGCGCGGAGGAGCCGCAGAACCCCGCCCCCGTCCTGAAGCTCTCCGCCGCCTCCGAGGACCACCACGGCGGCGCCGCCCCGTCCGCCTCGGCCTCCGCCCCGAAGGACGACAAGGCCGGTCACGAGGACAAGACGGCCTCCCACGAGGAGACCGAGACGGCCGCCGCCTCCTCCTCCGACACCACGGCCCGGATCCTCGGCGTCATCGGCATCCTCGTCGGCATCGCCGGCGTCGCCTTCGGTGTCCTCGCCGGCCGCCGCCGCTCGGCCTGA
- a CDS encoding SCO family protein, with protein MSAEKTPSPKPGDGPARPGRRTPLIVAAAAIVAALGITAAVGLGGNDGKDSGAGSDSVAVVSGGDDTTKAATVLDRPFTKPALVLTDTKGQKYDLRERTKGKPTLIYFGYTHCPDVCPMTMSNIAIAKKQLPKADQDKLQVVFVTTDPERDTSAELAKWLPAAGDPTFTGLTGPFSAIQAGARQIGIGIDPPKKEKNGSVVSMHGAQVIAFSPTTDQGYVLYGEDASIDDYAKDLPKLIKGENP; from the coding sequence ATGTCCGCAGAGAAGACACCCTCTCCGAAGCCCGGCGACGGCCCGGCCCGGCCCGGTCGGCGCACCCCGCTGATCGTCGCCGCGGCCGCGATCGTCGCCGCCCTCGGCATCACCGCGGCCGTCGGCCTCGGCGGCAACGACGGCAAGGACTCCGGCGCGGGCTCCGACTCGGTCGCCGTGGTCTCCGGCGGTGACGACACCACCAAGGCCGCCACCGTCCTCGACCGGCCGTTCACCAAGCCGGCGCTCGTCCTCACCGACACCAAGGGCCAGAAGTACGACCTGCGGGAGCGGACCAAGGGCAAGCCGACGCTCATCTACTTCGGCTACACCCACTGCCCCGACGTCTGCCCCATGACGATGAGCAACATCGCCATCGCCAAGAAGCAGCTCCCCAAGGCCGACCAGGACAAGCTCCAGGTCGTCTTCGTCACCACCGACCCCGAGCGGGACACCTCGGCCGAGCTCGCCAAGTGGCTGCCCGCCGCGGGCGACCCCACCTTCACCGGTCTCACCGGCCCGTTCTCCGCCATCCAGGCGGGGGCGCGGCAGATCGGCATCGGCATCGACCCGCCGAAGAAGGAGAAGAACGGCTCGGTCGTCTCCATGCACGGAGCACAGGTGATCGCCTTCTCGCCGACGACCGACCAGGGCTACGTCCTGTACGGCGAGGACGCGTCCATCGACGACTACGCCAAGGATCTGCCGAAGCTCATCAAGGGGGAGAACCCGTGA
- a CDS encoding copper chaperone PCu(A)C, protein MNRRTTTLSASVALAAALALTGCSSSSDDGKPELKVSGAFMPQPVMDMAGGFLTITNDSGTADKLTSVTSTISDDVTIHETKNQKMQQVTSFDIPANGELKLARGGSHIMFMELKKKPKQGEKVGIELHFEKSDPIKVDLPVEAAGHNPQH, encoded by the coding sequence GTGAACCGCCGCACCACCACCCTGTCCGCCTCCGTGGCGCTCGCCGCCGCGCTCGCACTGACCGGGTGTTCGTCCTCGTCCGATGACGGGAAGCCCGAACTGAAGGTCAGCGGCGCGTTCATGCCGCAGCCGGTGATGGACATGGCCGGCGGCTTCCTCACCATCACGAACGACAGCGGCACCGCGGACAAGCTCACCTCGGTCACCAGCACCATCTCGGACGACGTCACGATCCACGAGACGAAGAACCAGAAGATGCAGCAGGTGACGTCCTTCGACATCCCCGCGAACGGGGAGCTGAAGCTCGCCCGTGGTGGCAGCCACATCATGTTCATGGAGCTGAAGAAGAAGCCCAAGCAGGGCGAGAAGGTCGGCATCGAGCTCCACTTCGAGAAGTCCGACCCCATCAAGGTCGACCTTCCCGTCGAAGCCGCCGGCCACAACCCGCAGCACTGA
- a CDS encoding copper resistance CopC/CopD family protein, producing MTTTAPRLGTALARLLILAAALLGTLLAGAAPASAHAALTGSDPRDGAVVATAPKEVNLTFSEQVAMSDDSIRVLDPAGRRADTGEIRDLCSGSVVRYGVELRAGLPDGTYTVAWQTVSADSHPISGAFTFSIGAPSTTSVALPDRTAGGGLVGTLYGIARYVSYAGFAILVGGGAFVLACWPRGASVRPVQQTVVRGWLTLTGATLVMLLLRNPYTGSGELSDAFDLAGLKAVLETKTGAALTSRLLLLGAAALFVAVLFGAYARRTDPKEKKDLAFGLGIGGTVVAAGIAGTWALAEHASTGIQPGVAMPVDILHLLAVAAWLGGLTVLLVSLYKAPSVDRSAIERFSKVAFGSVAVLAATGIYQSWRQVGSWSALTGTRYGQLLLVKIGLMCVLIGIAWISRRWTQRLADPKPVEEAEQSAVEEADETEQASAEEAEKAADEEADGTAATEVADPERAAQLARQRAAVATARRKRERDADPERAGLRRSVLTEAAVAVVLLAVTTVLTSTEPGRTEEEAGRSTAASGPAAVPDRPVDIRLPFDTGGVDGKGVVRLSLDPGRTGANALHLFVERPNGKPLDVPEIKVALTLEAKNVGPLPVAPDRIQTGHWSASGVQIPMPGEWRIQVTVRTSEIDQTTIEKNVKIG from the coding sequence ATGACAACCACCGCCCCGCGCCTCGGTACCGCCCTGGCCCGGCTGCTGATCCTCGCGGCCGCGCTGCTCGGCACACTGCTCGCCGGTGCCGCGCCCGCGTCCGCGCACGCGGCGCTGACCGGCAGCGATCCGAGGGACGGGGCGGTGGTCGCCACCGCTCCCAAGGAGGTCAACCTCACCTTCTCCGAGCAGGTCGCCATGAGCGACGACTCGATCCGGGTCCTCGACCCGGCGGGCCGGAGGGCCGACACCGGAGAGATACGCGACCTGTGCAGCGGCTCCGTCGTCCGCTACGGGGTGGAGCTCCGTGCCGGGCTGCCCGACGGCACGTACACCGTGGCCTGGCAGACCGTCTCGGCCGACAGCCACCCCATCTCCGGCGCCTTCACCTTCTCCATCGGCGCCCCCTCCACGACGTCCGTCGCCCTGCCCGACCGCACCGCCGGCGGCGGCCTCGTCGGCACTCTCTACGGCATCGCGCGCTACGTCTCGTACGCCGGTTTCGCGATCCTCGTCGGCGGCGGCGCCTTCGTCCTGGCCTGCTGGCCGCGCGGGGCGAGCGTCCGCCCGGTCCAGCAGACCGTGGTCCGGGGCTGGCTGACCCTCACCGGCGCCACCCTCGTCATGCTGCTCCTGCGAAACCCGTACACCGGCTCCGGTGAACTCTCCGACGCCTTCGACCTGGCCGGTCTGAAGGCCGTCCTGGAGACGAAGACCGGGGCCGCGCTCACCTCCCGGCTGCTGCTGCTCGGCGCGGCCGCGCTCTTCGTGGCCGTCCTCTTCGGCGCCTACGCCCGGCGGACCGACCCCAAGGAGAAGAAGGACCTCGCCTTCGGGCTCGGCATCGGCGGCACCGTCGTCGCCGCCGGCATCGCCGGTACCTGGGCGCTGGCCGAGCACGCCTCCACCGGTATCCAGCCCGGTGTCGCCATGCCCGTCGACATCCTGCACCTGCTGGCCGTCGCCGCCTGGCTCGGCGGTCTCACGGTGCTGCTCGTCTCCCTCTACAAGGCGCCGTCCGTCGACCGCTCGGCGATCGAGCGCTTCTCCAAGGTGGCCTTCGGCTCCGTCGCCGTCCTCGCGGCCACCGGGATCTACCAGTCCTGGCGCCAGGTCGGCTCCTGGTCCGCGCTGACCGGGACCCGCTACGGGCAGCTGCTGCTCGTCAAGATCGGCCTGATGTGCGTCCTCATCGGCATCGCCTGGATCTCGCGCCGCTGGACCCAGCGCCTCGCCGACCCGAAGCCCGTCGAGGAAGCCGAGCAGTCCGCCGTGGAGGAGGCGGACGAGACCGAGCAGGCTTCCGCGGAGGAGGCCGAGAAGGCCGCCGACGAGGAGGCGGACGGGACCGCGGCGACCGAGGTCGCCGATCCCGAGCGGGCCGCTCAGCTCGCCCGCCAGCGGGCCGCCGTCGCCACCGCGCGGCGCAAGCGGGAGCGGGACGCCGACCCGGAGCGGGCCGGGCTGCGCCGCTCGGTGCTGACCGAGGCCGCCGTCGCCGTCGTACTCCTCGCCGTGACCACCGTCCTCACCTCGACCGAGCCCGGCCGTACCGAGGAGGAGGCGGGGCGGAGCACCGCCGCCTCCGGTCCGGCCGCCGTGCCCGACCGGCCCGTCGACATCCGGCTTCCCTTCGACACCGGCGGCGTCGACGGCAAGGGCGTCGTCCGGCTCAGCCTCGACCCCGGCCGCACCGGGGCCAACGCGCTGCACCTCTTCGTCGAACGGCCCAACGGCAAGCCACTGGACGTGCCCGAGATCAAGGTCGCCCTCACGCTGGAGGCCAAGAACGTCGGCCCGTTGCCCGTCGCCCCGGACCGGATCCAGACCGGGCACTGGAGCGCGAGCGGCGTCCAGATCCCGATGCCCGGCGAGTGGCGGATCCAGGTCACCGTCCGGACGTCCGAGATCGACCAGACCACCATCGAGAAGAACGTGAAGATCGGCTGA
- the efeB gene encoding iron uptake transporter deferrochelatase/peroxidase subunit, which translates to MTENDTLEISRRRLLGTVGAAGAAGLVIGAAGGVGVTTAGSDGGTTDGAGTDGTPLLTTVGSTEVMFHGEHQAGITTPSQSRGHLIAFDLAPGAGRKEAVALLRRWSVTAKALMSGKATTEDTGVALDAGPSSLTVTFGFGRTFFDRTGLVARRPRGLDPLPAFSADALDARRSEGDLWVQIGADDALVAFHALRAVQKDAGDAARVRWQMNGFNRSAGATAKPMTARNLMGQIDGTGNPKVTDPDFDRRIFVPAGAGGADEWMAGGSYAVVRRIRMLLDDWEKLPLDRQEKVIGRRKSDGAPLTGGTESTELDLNKRGPDGETVIPDNAHSRISAPEQNGGAAMLRRPFSFHDGIAPDGTPDAGLLFVCWQADPLRGFVPVQRKLDRGDALSAFIRHEASGLFAVPGGPAEGEYVGQRLLES; encoded by the coding sequence TTGACCGAGAACGACACCCTTGAGATCTCCCGACGACGGCTGCTCGGCACCGTCGGCGCGGCCGGCGCGGCCGGACTCGTCATCGGCGCGGCAGGCGGCGTCGGCGTCACCACGGCCGGGTCGGACGGCGGCACCACCGACGGGGCCGGCACCGACGGCACCCCGCTGCTGACCACGGTCGGTTCGACCGAGGTGATGTTTCACGGGGAACATCAGGCGGGCATCACCACGCCCTCGCAGTCCCGTGGTCATCTGATCGCCTTCGACCTCGCCCCGGGCGCCGGTCGCAAGGAGGCGGTCGCCCTGCTGCGCCGCTGGTCGGTGACGGCGAAGGCGCTGATGTCGGGCAAGGCCACGACCGAGGACACCGGCGTCGCGCTCGACGCGGGCCCCTCGTCCCTCACGGTCACCTTCGGCTTCGGCCGTACGTTCTTCGACCGCACCGGACTCGTCGCACGCCGCCCCAGGGGGCTCGACCCGCTGCCCGCCTTCTCCGCCGACGCCCTGGACGCCCGGCGTTCGGAGGGCGATCTGTGGGTGCAGATCGGCGCCGACGACGCGCTCGTCGCCTTCCACGCGCTGCGCGCCGTACAGAAGGACGCGGGCGACGCGGCCCGGGTGCGCTGGCAGATGAACGGCTTCAACCGCTCGGCCGGTGCCACCGCCAAGCCGATGACCGCGCGCAATCTGATGGGCCAGATCGACGGCACCGGCAATCCGAAGGTCACCGACCCCGACTTCGACCGGCGGATCTTCGTCCCGGCCGGGGCCGGCGGCGCGGACGAGTGGATGGCCGGCGGCTCGTACGCGGTGGTGCGTCGGATCCGGATGCTGCTCGACGACTGGGAGAAGCTGCCGCTCGACCGGCAGGAGAAGGTGATCGGGCGTCGGAAGTCCGACGGGGCCCCGCTCACAGGTGGCACGGAGAGCACCGAGCTCGACCTGAACAAGCGCGGTCCCGACGGGGAGACGGTGATCCCGGACAACGCCCACTCCCGGATCTCCGCCCCCGAACAGAACGGCGGGGCGGCGATGCTGCGCAGGCCGTTCTCCTTCCACGACGGGATCGCTCCCGACGGGACGCCGGACGCCGGTCTGCTCTTCGTCTGCTGGCAGGCAGACCCGCTGCGGGGCTTCGTACCCGTGCAGCGCAAGCTCGACCGGGGCGACGCGCTGTCCGCGTTCATCCGGCACGAGGCCAGCGGCCTCTTCGCGGTGCCGGGCGGTCCCGCCGAGGGCGAGTACGTGGGGCAGCGGCTCCTGGAGTCGTGA
- the pheA gene encoding prephenate dehydratase — protein sequence MSATRYTYLGPEGTFTEAALRTLPEAATRELVPMVSVPAALDAVRNGEAAAALVPIENSVEGGVTATLDELASGEPLMIYREVLLPIAFALLVRPGTKLSDIKTVTGHPVAQPQVRNWLRAHLPEALWESAASNADGARLVQEGRFDAAFAGEFAAATYGLEALVTEIHDAENAETRFVLVGRPARPAAPTGADKTSVVLWLGDDHPGALLELLQEFAVRGVNLMLIQSRPTGAGIGNYCFAVDAEGHISDRRVGEALMGLKRICPKVRFLGSYPRAGVAVEDVAALRRGTSDGEFMSASDWLARAQDGRA from the coding sequence ATGTCCGCCACCCGGTACACGTATCTCGGCCCCGAGGGCACCTTCACGGAGGCCGCGCTGCGTACGCTGCCCGAGGCCGCGACGAGGGAACTCGTCCCCATGGTCTCGGTCCCGGCCGCGCTCGACGCCGTACGGAACGGGGAGGCCGCCGCCGCGCTCGTCCCGATCGAGAACTCGGTCGAGGGCGGGGTGACCGCGACCCTGGACGAGCTGGCCTCCGGCGAGCCGCTGATGATCTACCGCGAGGTGCTGCTGCCGATCGCCTTCGCGCTGCTCGTCCGGCCCGGGACCAAGCTGTCGGACATCAAGACGGTGACGGGCCATCCGGTGGCCCAGCCGCAGGTCAGGAACTGGCTGCGGGCCCATCTGCCCGAGGCGCTGTGGGAGTCGGCCGCGTCCAACGCGGACGGGGCCCGGCTGGTGCAGGAGGGCCGCTTCGACGCCGCCTTCGCGGGGGAGTTCGCGGCGGCGACGTACGGTCTCGAAGCGCTGGTCACCGAGATCCACGACGCGGAGAACGCCGAGACGCGGTTCGTCCTGGTGGGCAGGCCGGCCCGGCCGGCGGCTCCGACCGGCGCGGACAAGACCTCGGTGGTGCTGTGGCTGGGTGACGATCATCCGGGTGCCCTTCTCGAACTGCTCCAGGAGTTCGCGGTGCGCGGGGTGAACCTGATGCTGATCCAGTCCCGGCCCACGGGGGCGGGGATCGGGAACTACTGCTTCGCCGTGGACGCCGAGGGCCATATCTCGGACCGGCGGGTGGGCGAGGCGCTGATGGGCCTCAAGCGGATCTGCCCCAAGGTGCGCTTCCTCGGCTCGTACCCGAGGGCGGGCGTCGCGGTCGAGGACGTGGCGGCGCTGCGGCGCGGCACCTCGGACGGGGAGTTCATGTCGGCCTCCGACTGGCTGGCGAGGGCCCAGGACGGTCGGGCCTGA